In a single window of the Natronosalvus caseinilyticus genome:
- a CDS encoding winged helix-turn-helix transcriptional regulator, protein MVSSSTRFVTSLLFVFVVTTASVVGIVAGTAIAVATGDDDIDGSSVGTLLESTTLPVDDLDDDPDDDIEETNETVNETTDSDENVTDGNVTDGSENTTDAVEDETDDTVDTDENQTDDVDGTAESDETVTDDGDDVVADSSDTLENTTDGTTETVDDTTASTEMVVETTENTTESVEDTTNDTTETVENTTNETVDAIEDTTTTDAVNELETTTTTTLSGTSLLETRLDADVSVDASADDVKFDDDADESLEGTGTAVDGESDGTEATEGDGDRNDDATTTTDDSGSGFGSASSPETQHAVNGVLVGLLGAVAVSGMGVSAGAGAGAGAGAGTSATNAVASWTGSQPRRWLAALRNALPVEALALLRYSRYDDSDPLENDHRRTVFDTITEEPGLYLSALSDRSGVALSTVRHHVRVLEDENLLTSVKVGGKRRYFPIEADGADGMDGVGRTDGTDGADHERYAILAEPARRRVLEELAALEHASNGRLAEALDLDPSTVSHHLTTLEEAGFVVRERDGRAVRNRLSEDARSALLEAEGDVDSSDPASAPAPADD, encoded by the coding sequence ATGGTTTCGTCGAGCACCCGTTTCGTCACCAGTCTCCTCTTCGTCTTCGTCGTGACCACGGCCAGTGTCGTGGGGATCGTCGCCGGAACCGCGATAGCGGTGGCCACGGGAGACGACGACATCGACGGCTCGAGCGTGGGTACGCTGCTCGAGTCGACGACTCTGCCAGTCGACGATCTGGACGACGATCCGGACGACGATATCGAAGAGACGAACGAGACGGTCAACGAGACGACGGACTCGGACGAAAACGTAACTGACGGAAACGTAACCGACGGGAGTGAGAACACCACCGACGCCGTCGAAGACGAAACCGACGACACAGTCGACACCGACGAAAATCAAACCGACGACGTCGATGGGACGGCTGAATCCGACGAAACCGTGACCGACGATGGAGACGACGTGGTTGCAGACTCGAGTGACACGCTCGAAAACACGACTGACGGAACTACTGAGACAGTCGACGACACGACGGCCTCGACGGAGATGGTAGTCGAAACGACAGAAAACACTACCGAATCCGTCGAGGATACCACGAACGATACTACCGAAACCGTCGAGAACACGACTAACGAGACGGTCGACGCGATCGAGGACACCACGACCACCGACGCCGTAAACGAACTCGAGACCACGACTACGACCACGCTCTCGGGCACTTCCCTGCTCGAGACGCGACTCGACGCCGACGTGAGCGTCGACGCGTCCGCCGATGACGTGAAATTCGATGACGACGCAGACGAATCGCTCGAGGGTACTGGGACGGCGGTCGACGGGGAAAGTGACGGGACCGAAGCCACTGAGGGGGACGGGGATCGAAATGACGACGCCACGACCACCACCGACGATAGCGGGTCCGGATTCGGCTCCGCTTCGAGTCCCGAGACGCAACACGCCGTCAACGGTGTGCTCGTTGGGTTACTCGGGGCGGTAGCCGTGTCGGGAATGGGGGTTAGTGCTGGTGCCGGCGCGGGTGCCGGCGCCGGCGCCGGGACGAGCGCAACGAACGCCGTCGCCAGCTGGACCGGCAGCCAGCCTCGTCGATGGCTGGCCGCGCTCCGGAACGCCCTCCCGGTCGAGGCGCTGGCCCTGCTCCGGTACAGCCGGTACGACGACTCGGATCCGCTCGAGAACGATCACCGGCGAACCGTCTTCGACACGATCACCGAGGAGCCGGGACTGTACCTCTCGGCGCTCAGCGACCGGAGCGGCGTCGCCCTGTCGACCGTTCGCCACCACGTCCGGGTGCTCGAGGACGAGAACCTGCTCACCTCAGTCAAGGTCGGGGGCAAGCGACGCTACTTCCCGATCGAGGCGGACGGGGCAGACGGGATGGACGGAGTGGGCAGGACGGACGGGACGGACGGGGCCGACCACGAGCGATACGCCATCCTCGCCGAACCGGCCCGCCGACGAGTGCTCGAGGAGCTGGCCGCACTCGAGCACGCGTCCAACGGACGCCTCGCCGAGGCGCTCGACCTCGATCCGAGCACTGTCTCCCACCACCTCACGACGCTCGAAGAGGCGGGCTTCGTCGTCCGCGAGCGAGATGGCCGGGCCGTCCGCAATCGACTCTCCGAGGACGCCAGGTCGGCCCTGCTCGAGGCCGAAGGCGACGTCGACTCGAGCGACCCGGCGTCGGCTCCGGCTCCGGCGGACGACTGA
- a CDS encoding DUF2103 domain-containing protein — MECRHCGSPLEKPGDFCLVCRTGNTDTVVLEAARDRATLTMLDDETRLGETTITTAPEEGDLEVVEFRNFASLLGDELRRKRPEEVYAAGDRDVIQAVREDTHYAFYRVEDDDPVAAVLERRGDRALDVVETAPADKLGGSHTTLIGGRTGMRAIQTVAGHPHVKKVIPGPIDAGGTGSQSGLRAKVTRADDGGNVRMLLRDGSSVQENRIVTTARDRELGEVVREDLNEALLEAGLREE, encoded by the coding sequence ATGGAGTGTCGCCACTGCGGATCGCCCCTCGAGAAACCCGGCGACTTCTGTCTCGTCTGTCGCACCGGGAACACCGACACGGTGGTCCTCGAGGCCGCTCGCGACCGGGCGACGCTGACGATGCTCGACGACGAGACGCGGCTGGGAGAGACGACGATCACGACGGCGCCCGAGGAGGGCGACCTCGAGGTCGTCGAGTTCAGAAACTTCGCGAGCCTGCTCGGGGACGAACTCCGCCGAAAGCGCCCCGAAGAGGTCTACGCCGCGGGCGATCGGGACGTGATCCAGGCGGTTCGCGAGGACACTCACTACGCGTTCTACCGGGTCGAGGACGACGACCCCGTCGCGGCCGTCCTCGAGCGACGCGGCGACCGGGCGCTCGACGTGGTCGAGACGGCGCCGGCGGACAAACTCGGCGGGAGCCACACGACCCTCATCGGCGGACGGACGGGCATGCGAGCGATCCAGACCGTCGCGGGCCACCCCCACGTCAAGAAGGTGATCCCCGGTCCCATCGACGCCGGCGGCACCGGCTCGCAGTCGGGGCTCCGGGCGAAGGTCACGCGGGCGGACGACGGCGGCAACGTCCGCATGCTCCTGCGCGACGGCTCGAGCGTCCAGGAGAACCGGATCGTGACGACGGCCCGCGACCGCGAACTGGGCGAGGTCGTCCGCGAGGATCTAAACGAGGCGTTGCTCGAGGCGGGCTTGCGCGAGGAGTGA
- a CDS encoding response regulator transcription factor, which translates to MSDEPEVLVVDDESRLADLFAAWLGADRPVATAYDGEEALEKMTDSVEVVLLDRRMPGLSGDEVLQHIRNDGYDCRVVMVTAVDPDFDIIEMGFDDYLVKPVSKDELLEMVQEVSTRSEYKTDIQEYYALVSKKALLESEKADRELTDHEEYQELTNRVETLRDQVDETISGMSTHDDFVGAFQDLQTEN; encoded by the coding sequence GTGAGCGACGAACCCGAGGTTCTCGTCGTCGACGACGAGTCTCGTCTCGCGGATCTCTTTGCGGCCTGGCTTGGAGCGGACCGTCCCGTCGCCACCGCCTACGACGGCGAGGAAGCCCTCGAGAAGATGACCGACTCTGTCGAGGTCGTGCTCCTCGACCGTCGCATGCCGGGGCTCTCCGGCGACGAAGTCCTCCAGCACATCCGTAACGATGGATACGACTGTCGCGTCGTGATGGTCACGGCCGTCGACCCCGACTTCGACATCATCGAGATGGGCTTCGACGACTATCTGGTCAAGCCGGTCTCGAAGGACGAACTCCTCGAGATGGTCCAGGAGGTATCGACCCGATCCGAGTACAAGACCGACATCCAGGAGTACTACGCCCTGGTCTCGAAGAAAGCGCTCCTCGAGTCCGAGAAGGCCGACCGCGAACTCACAGATCACGAGGAGTACCAGGAACTCACAAATCGTGTCGAGACGCTCCGGGATCAGGTCGACGAGACGATTTCCGGAATGTCCACCCACGACGACTTCGTCGGCGCGTTCCAGGACCTCCAGACCGAAAACTGA
- a CDS encoding DNA topoisomerase I, whose amino-acid sequence MELIITEKDNAARRIAEILSGESADATRENGVNVYEWGGKRCVGLSGHVVGVDFPPEYSDWRDVEPVELVDASIEKTPTKENIVATLRILARQAGRVTIATDYDREGELIGKEAYEIVREVNEEVPIDRVRFSSITENEVQSAFAEPDEIDFDLAAAGEARQIIDLVWGAALTRFLSLSSGQLGNDFISVGRVQSPTLKLIVDREREIEAFDPETYWELFADLIKNDDPFEAQYFYLDEDDNEAERVWEESAAEGAYETLSSASSATVTSVNARTRTDTPPAPFNTTQFIRAASAIGFSAKRAMSIAEDLYTAGYITYPRTDNTVYPDDLEAEELLDSFVGHPVLGESAEDLLEGDGDLVPTEGDEETTDHPPIHPTGEIPARGGDVDEDEWRVYELVVRRYYATVAEPAIWEHLKVVAEAGGCQLKANGKRLVEAGYHDVYPYFNTSENYVPAVEEGEELAIGDVELEEKETQPPRRYGQSRLIETMEDLGIGTKSTRHNTLEKLYDRGYIENDPPRPTQLAMAVVDAAENYADRVVSEEMTAQLEADMDAIATGEATLEDVTDESREMLEAVFEQLRASRDEVGDHLRKSLKADKRLGPCPDCGEDLLVRRSRYGSYFVGCDGYPDCEFTLPLPSTGKPLILEETCDEHDLHEVKMLAGRQTFVHGCPLCKAEEAGEGPVLGTCPDCGDEHGGELAIKTLQNGSRLVGCTRYPDCEYSLPLPRRGDIEVTDERCDEHDLPELVVHNGDEPWELGCPICNYREFQAREAESGSALESIEGIGAKTVEKLTAAGIESIDDLLEADPESLASAVEGVSEDRVRTWQTAA is encoded by the coding sequence GTGGAGCTGATTATCACGGAGAAGGACAACGCGGCGAGACGAATCGCGGAGATTCTGAGCGGCGAGTCCGCCGACGCGACCCGCGAGAACGGCGTGAACGTCTACGAGTGGGGCGGCAAGCGCTGCGTCGGGCTGTCGGGCCACGTCGTCGGCGTCGACTTCCCGCCGGAATACTCGGACTGGCGGGACGTCGAGCCCGTCGAACTCGTCGACGCCTCGATCGAGAAGACGCCCACGAAGGAGAACATCGTCGCGACGCTTCGCATCCTGGCCCGCCAGGCCGGCCGCGTGACCATCGCGACCGACTACGACCGCGAGGGCGAACTCATCGGCAAGGAGGCCTACGAAATCGTTCGCGAGGTCAACGAAGAGGTGCCGATCGACCGCGTTCGCTTCTCTTCGATCACCGAAAACGAAGTCCAGAGCGCCTTCGCCGAACCCGACGAGATCGACTTCGACCTCGCGGCGGCGGGCGAGGCGCGCCAGATCATCGACCTGGTCTGGGGAGCCGCGCTCACCCGGTTTCTCTCGCTGTCGTCGGGCCAGCTCGGCAACGACTTCATCTCCGTCGGCCGGGTCCAGAGCCCCACCCTCAAGCTGATCGTCGACCGCGAGCGCGAGATCGAAGCCTTCGACCCCGAGACCTACTGGGAGCTATTCGCCGACCTGATCAAGAACGACGATCCGTTCGAGGCCCAGTACTTCTACCTCGACGAGGACGACAACGAGGCCGAGCGTGTCTGGGAGGAATCGGCGGCAGAGGGCGCCTACGAGACGCTCTCGAGCGCCAGTTCCGCGACGGTCACGTCGGTCAACGCGCGGACGCGGACGGACACGCCGCCGGCACCGTTCAACACGACCCAGTTCATCCGGGCGGCGAGCGCTATCGGCTTCTCTGCGAAGCGGGCCATGTCCATCGCAGAAGACCTCTACACCGCCGGGTACATCACCTATCCGCGGACTGACAACACGGTCTACCCCGACGACCTCGAGGCCGAGGAGTTGCTCGACTCGTTCGTCGGTCACCCCGTTCTGGGCGAGTCCGCCGAGGACCTGCTCGAGGGCGACGGCGACCTCGTGCCCACGGAGGGTGACGAGGAGACGACCGACCACCCGCCCATTCACCCGACCGGCGAGATTCCAGCCCGCGGCGGAGACGTCGACGAGGACGAGTGGCGAGTCTACGAACTGGTCGTCCGCCGCTACTACGCGACGGTCGCCGAGCCGGCGATCTGGGAGCACCTCAAGGTGGTCGCCGAGGCCGGCGGCTGCCAACTCAAGGCTAACGGCAAGCGCCTCGTCGAAGCGGGCTACCACGACGTCTACCCGTACTTCAACACCTCCGAGAACTACGTCCCGGCCGTCGAGGAGGGCGAGGAACTCGCCATCGGCGACGTCGAACTCGAGGAGAAGGAGACCCAGCCGCCGCGGCGATACGGCCAGTCGCGGCTCATCGAGACCATGGAGGACCTCGGCATCGGGACGAAGAGTACCCGGCACAACACCCTCGAGAAGCTCTATGACCGGGGCTACATCGAGAACGACCCGCCGCGACCGACCCAGCTCGCGATGGCAGTCGTCGACGCCGCGGAGAACTACGCCGACCGCGTCGTCAGCGAGGAGATGACGGCCCAGCTCGAGGCCGACATGGACGCCATCGCGACGGGCGAGGCCACGCTCGAAGACGTCACGGACGAATCCCGCGAGATGCTCGAAGCCGTCTTCGAGCAGCTGCGGGCCTCCCGCGACGAGGTTGGCGATCACCTCCGCAAGTCATTGAAGGCGGACAAGCGACTGGGCCCGTGCCCCGACTGCGGTGAGGACCTGCTCGTTCGCCGGAGCCGCTACGGCTCGTACTTCGTCGGCTGCGACGGGTACCCCGACTGCGAGTTCACCTTGCCGCTCCCCTCGACGGGCAAGCCCCTGATCCTCGAGGAGACCTGCGACGAGCACGACCTCCACGAGGTGAAGATGCTCGCCGGGCGACAGACGTTCGTTCACGGCTGCCCGCTCTGTAAGGCCGAAGAGGCCGGCGAAGGGCCGGTGCTGGGAACGTGTCCCGACTGCGGTGATGAACACGGCGGCGAACTCGCGATCAAGACGCTTCAGAACGGCTCGCGGCTGGTCGGCTGTACCCGCTACCCCGATTGTGAGTACTCACTACCCCTCCCGCGCCGGGGGGACATCGAGGTCACCGACGAGCGCTGTGACGAACACGACCTGCCCGAACTCGTCGTCCACAACGGCGACGAGCCCTGGGAACTGGGCTGTCCCATCTGTAACTACCGCGAGTTCCAGGCTCGAGAGGCCGAGAGCGGATCGGCCCTCGAGTCGATCGAGGGAATCGGCGCCAAGACCGTCGAGAAACTCACCGCGGCCGGGATCGAATCGATCGACGACCTGCTCGAGGCCGATCCGGAGTCGCTCGCCAGTGCGGTCGAGGGCGTGAGCGAAGATCGTGTCCGGACCTGGCAGACGGCGGCCTGA
- a CDS encoding ABC transporter ATP-binding protein — protein MNQSSGRLEPSPGADHDSRASRSSSDEPTADSRSSEPILSATGLTKTYGDGDAAVRAVNEIDLEIERGTVVGLLGPNGAGKTTIIKLLLGLIIPDSGTVRLDGTDPIDDPRASYRSVSAMLEGARNSYWRLTVRENLRFFARLADRPADADRIDALIEQVGLTAKADTTVNELSRGMKQQVSLACTLIRDTPIAFLDEPTLGLDVEHSLELRRQLRDLVERESRTVVLSSHDMDVIEAVCDRVIIVNDGRIVADGTVDELVNVFQSRSYRFTLEAPVPDAAKRTLAERFGVDEWTERGPEQSFEVALQDDAFYDLVAVLERTNCTFLGVETVEPDLADVFLEVTGEASGDDGDDDGEYGRNGVDAGHQRSATPSGDVPVDDGGAR, from the coding sequence ATGAACCAATCATCTGGCCGTCTCGAGCCCTCGCCGGGAGCCGATCACGACTCTCGAGCGAGTCGATCCTCGAGCGACGAACCGACGGCCGATTCCCGGTCGAGCGAGCCGATTCTCTCGGCGACCGGCCTCACGAAGACGTACGGCGATGGCGACGCCGCTGTCAGGGCCGTCAACGAGATCGACCTCGAAATCGAGCGCGGAACTGTCGTCGGCCTGCTGGGACCGAACGGGGCCGGCAAGACCACCATCATCAAGCTCTTGCTGGGGCTGATCATCCCCGACTCGGGGACGGTTCGTCTCGACGGCACCGATCCCATCGACGACCCGCGCGCAAGCTATCGTTCGGTCAGCGCCATGCTCGAGGGCGCGCGAAACAGTTACTGGCGGCTCACCGTCCGGGAGAACCTCCGCTTTTTCGCCCGCCTGGCCGATCGACCGGCCGACGCCGACCGGATTGACGCCCTCATCGAGCAAGTCGGGCTCACCGCGAAAGCGGACACCACGGTCAACGAACTCTCTCGCGGGATGAAACAGCAGGTATCGCTCGCCTGCACTCTGATTCGGGACACCCCGATCGCGTTCCTCGACGAGCCGACGCTGGGTCTCGACGTCGAGCATTCCCTCGAGTTGCGCCGCCAGCTCCGCGACCTCGTCGAACGGGAGTCCCGAACGGTCGTCCTCTCGAGTCACGACATGGACGTGATCGAGGCCGTCTGTGATCGGGTGATCATCGTGAACGACGGCCGGATCGTGGCCGACGGGACGGTCGACGAACTGGTCAACGTGTTTCAGTCTCGCTCCTACCGGTTCACGCTCGAGGCCCCGGTACCGGACGCGGCGAAGCGGACCCTCGCGGAACGGTTCGGCGTCGACGAGTGGACCGAACGCGGCCCGGAGCAGTCGTTCGAGGTGGCGCTCCAGGACGACGCGTTCTACGACCTCGTGGCCGTTCTCGAACGGACGAACTGTACGTTCCTCGGCGTCGAGACCGTCGAGCCCGACCTCGCGGACGTCTTCCTCGAGGTGACTGGCGAAGCGAGTGGTGACGATGGCGACGACGATGGCGAGTACGGCCGCAACGGCGTCGACGCCGGCCACCAGCGGAGCGCCACACCGAGTGGGGACGTACCGGTCGACGACGGAGGGGCACGATGA
- the truD gene encoding tRNA pseudouridine(13) synthase TruD, translating into MRQAHPIEQAVGIEHYVSETDGIGGRLRDRDEHFRVRELERFPTEPVDASTDAYPHLVFRATLRGWDTNDFARRLSNELGVSRERVSWAGTKDKRAITTQLFSVYGADPADLPDPNRADIDVLGRAGRSLEFGDLAGNAFELVVSDPDEGALERVEAITDELAAFAGLEGENGGGVGSDDSEPTIGVPNVFGQQRFGSKRPITHEVGLEIVRGDWEGAVMAYLGRPTEAEPEDTQSARAFVEETRDWQEALERFPNRLQYERSMLHELAEGGDDGSGEGESGDVESGDGDGSENPSPETFRNALERLPSNLQRLFVHAAQSFVFNRILSERLAAGLPFDCPVAGDVVCFADRDAPEGLELPDVDRSQRVDERRVRSVTRHCERGRAFVTAPLVGTETTLADGEPGEIERQVLADLDLEPADFELPGEFDSTGTRRAILVRTPLTVDAGPLTFSFSLPKGSYATVVMREYLKSDPLALG; encoded by the coding sequence ATGCGCCAGGCCCACCCCATAGAGCAGGCCGTCGGCATCGAGCACTACGTCTCCGAGACCGACGGCATCGGCGGTCGCCTCCGCGACCGCGACGAGCACTTCCGGGTCCGCGAACTCGAGCGGTTCCCCACGGAGCCGGTCGACGCCTCGACCGACGCCTACCCGCACCTGGTCTTCCGGGCGACGCTCCGTGGCTGGGACACGAACGACTTCGCGCGACGGCTCTCGAACGAACTCGGCGTCTCCCGCGAGCGGGTGTCCTGGGCGGGAACCAAGGACAAGCGGGCGATCACGACGCAGCTGTTCTCGGTCTACGGCGCCGACCCCGCGGACCTCCCCGACCCCAACCGCGCCGACATCGACGTGCTGGGCCGGGCCGGGCGCTCCCTCGAGTTCGGCGACCTGGCGGGCAACGCGTTCGAACTGGTCGTGAGCGACCCGGACGAAGGCGCGCTCGAGCGAGTCGAGGCGATCACGGACGAGTTGGCGGCGTTTGCGGGGCTCGAGGGCGAGAACGGGGGTGGAGTTGGGAGCGACGACAGTGAGCCAACCATCGGCGTCCCCAACGTCTTCGGCCAGCAACGCTTCGGGAGCAAGCGACCCATTACCCACGAGGTCGGCCTCGAAATCGTCCGCGGTGACTGGGAGGGTGCCGTCATGGCCTACCTCGGCCGACCGACGGAGGCGGAACCCGAGGACACCCAGTCCGCGCGGGCGTTCGTCGAGGAGACTCGCGACTGGCAGGAGGCGCTCGAGCGCTTTCCGAATCGCCTCCAGTACGAGCGCTCGATGCTCCACGAGCTCGCTGAAGGCGGCGATGACGGGAGCGGGGAGGGCGAGAGCGGAGACGTTGAGAGCGGAGACGGCGACGGCAGCGAGAACCCGTCCCCCGAGACGTTCCGAAACGCCCTCGAGCGACTCCCTTCGAACCTCCAGCGGCTGTTCGTCCACGCCGCCCAGTCGTTCGTCTTCAACCGCATCCTGAGCGAGCGGCTCGCGGCCGGCCTCCCGTTCGACTGTCCGGTCGCCGGCGACGTCGTCTGTTTCGCCGATCGCGACGCGCCGGAGGGCCTCGAGTTGCCCGACGTCGACCGCAGTCAACGCGTCGACGAGCGCCGGGTGCGGTCGGTGACTCGCCACTGCGAGCGCGGCCGGGCGTTCGTCACCGCGCCGCTGGTCGGTACCGAGACGACGCTGGCCGACGGAGAACCGGGCGAGATCGAACGACAGGTGCTCGCGGATCTCGACCTCGAGCCCGCGGATTTCGAGTTACCTGGGGAGTTCGATTCGACCGGAACCAGGCGAGCGATCCTCGTTCGGACGCCGCTCACCGTCGACGCGGGTCCGCTGACGTTCTCGTTCTCGCTCCCGAAAGGCTCGTACGCGACGGTCGTGATGCGCGAGTACCTCAAGAGCGACCCGCTCGCACTCGGGTGA
- a CDS encoding ABC transporter permease: MSGRAGYIGLTRAIFEKQLILLRRYWINTTMMLVGFYLFFAVIFFGGQAAAGPAFDGTLDGLVVGFFLFLAVTAAYFDVAGNVMREAQWGTLEQLFMSPFGIGRVLLAKTLFNVVFSIAIAIALLAIMLLTTDRTLTVDPLTIVPLVLVTILPAIGLGFLFAGLSLLYKRIENVQQLLQFAFIGLIAAPGALDSTVLVIVPFSLGSDLLYRAMIDGVPLWAMSGLELVALVLNGVAYLLVGYAVFHLLVRRARRLGVMGHY, translated from the coding sequence ATGAGCGGGCGAGCTGGCTACATCGGACTGACGAGAGCCATCTTCGAGAAACAGCTCATCCTCTTGCGCCGATACTGGATCAACACGACGATGATGCTGGTCGGCTTCTACCTGTTTTTCGCCGTGATTTTCTTCGGCGGGCAGGCCGCCGCCGGCCCCGCCTTCGACGGCACCCTCGACGGACTCGTCGTCGGTTTCTTCCTCTTTCTCGCGGTGACGGCCGCCTACTTCGACGTCGCCGGTAACGTGATGCGGGAAGCCCAGTGGGGCACCCTCGAGCAGCTGTTCATGTCGCCGTTCGGGATTGGCCGGGTATTGCTCGCGAAGACGCTCTTCAACGTGGTCTTCAGCATCGCCATTGCCATCGCTCTGCTCGCGATCATGCTGCTGACGACCGACCGGACGCTCACCGTCGACCCGCTGACGATCGTCCCGCTCGTGCTCGTCACGATCCTCCCGGCGATCGGGCTGGGCTTTCTCTTCGCCGGACTCTCCCTGCTGTACAAGCGGATCGAGAACGTCCAGCAGCTCCTCCAGTTCGCCTTCATCGGCCTGATTGCCGCCCCTGGCGCGCTGGACTCGACCGTACTGGTGATCGTCCCCTTCAGCCTCGGGAGCGACCTGCTCTACCGAGCGATGATCGACGGTGTCCCTCTCTGGGCGATGTCCGGGCTCGAGCTGGTGGCCCTCGTGCTCAACGGCGTGGCCTATCTGCTGGTCGGCTACGCAGTCTTTCACCTCCTGGTTCGGCGGGCCCGGCGGCTCGGCGTGATGGGACACTACTGA
- a CDS encoding PAS domain S-box protein, with protein sequence MTVDTQSARDRPRVLCVSGDLETRAALTRALADASVNVVLARTNAAAIERLEHERVGVVVLDVETVSQVPSLLETVETRWPGTPVFGYRDGVDAPEGGDHDDDHLEGVDDTTDLPTFEQPDALTSAVAAHLKDGAAQVALVTNRVKRRLADARTASEIERAIREPFTTRDRYLFAWVGEYDPGERAILPWIPTGAAVDWPLQRTFSIGDGSHPLLEYVLRSRTSTVRRGLDELSTVTAIPFGEVAVERGATSVAVAPLATEDDRYGVLVVYADVPLSEREREAIDSVAETASYALESIAIRGQLSQQTQSLRRYERLVETAGDGMYVVDADGHFTTVNDALVEMTGHTREGLLGEHHSLLFEEPDDERQVQDGASRHPLERLPDSNETATTFETILETKAGERIPCETQAAVVGDDDTFRGTVGVVRDVTDRKRRERKLREQNERLDAFARIVSHDLRNPLGVAQGYLSLAEETGAPDDFAQVRDGLERMEAIIADVLAVAREGEWASDLEPIDLETVAREAWENVTVENATLTVESSVTLEADRSPMLRLLENLFRNAIEHGSTDDASPLTISVGRLERDGAVDGFYVADDGHGIPESIRNEVFDSSVSTGSEGIGLGLWVVREVAHGHGWSVSAVESEEGGARFEFEFAVEE encoded by the coding sequence ATGACCGTCGATACCCAATCAGCTCGAGACCGCCCTCGCGTGCTCTGTGTGAGCGGCGATCTGGAAACGCGAGCCGCCCTCACTCGAGCGCTCGCCGACGCGAGCGTCAACGTCGTGCTCGCCCGGACGAACGCCGCCGCAATCGAGCGACTCGAGCACGAACGGGTCGGCGTCGTCGTCCTCGACGTGGAGACCGTCTCCCAGGTGCCGTCGCTGCTCGAGACCGTCGAGACGCGGTGGCCGGGGACGCCCGTGTTCGGCTACCGCGACGGGGTCGACGCTCCGGAGGGCGGCGATCACGACGACGATCACCTCGAGGGCGTCGACGACACCACCGACCTGCCGACGTTCGAGCAACCAGATGCGCTCACCAGTGCGGTCGCGGCACACCTCAAGGACGGCGCCGCCCAGGTCGCGCTCGTCACCAATCGTGTGAAACGCCGCCTCGCGGACGCCCGGACCGCGAGCGAGATCGAGCGGGCGATTCGAGAGCCGTTTACGACCCGCGACCGCTACCTGTTCGCCTGGGTCGGCGAGTACGACCCCGGCGAGCGGGCGATTCTTCCCTGGATACCCACCGGCGCGGCCGTCGACTGGCCGCTCCAGCGAACGTTTTCGATCGGGGACGGCTCGCACCCGCTGCTCGAGTACGTGCTCCGGTCGCGAACGTCCACCGTCCGCCGCGGACTCGACGAACTGTCGACGGTAACGGCGATTCCGTTCGGAGAGGTCGCCGTCGAACGCGGGGCGACCTCCGTTGCGGTCGCCCCGCTGGCGACCGAGGACGATCGGTACGGCGTCCTCGTGGTCTACGCCGACGTCCCGTTGAGCGAACGCGAACGCGAGGCGATCGATTCGGTGGCCGAAACCGCGTCCTACGCCCTCGAGTCGATCGCGATCCGGGGCCAACTCTCCCAGCAAACGCAGTCGCTTCGCCGGTACGAACGACTGGTCGAGACGGCCGGCGACGGGATGTACGTCGTCGACGCCGACGGCCACTTCACGACGGTCAACGACGCGCTCGTCGAGATGACTGGCCACACCAGGGAAGGGCTCCTCGGGGAGCACCACTCACTCCTGTTCGAGGAGCCAGACGACGAACGCCAGGTCCAGGACGGTGCGTCCCGACACCCCCTCGAACGATTGCCCGACTCGAACGAGACGGCGACGACCTTCGAGACGATCCTCGAGACGAAGGCCGGCGAGCGAATTCCCTGCGAGACACAGGCGGCGGTCGTCGGCGACGACGACACCTTCCGCGGCACGGTCGGGGTAGTTCGCGACGTCACTGATCGAAAGCGACGCGAACGCAAACTCCGCGAGCAAAACGAGCGTCTCGATGCGTTCGCCCGGATCGTCAGCCACGACCTTCGCAACCCGCTCGGCGTCGCGCAGGGGTATCTCTCCCTCGCCGAGGAGACGGGCGCCCCGGACGATTTCGCGCAGGTCCGCGACGGACTCGAGCGCATGGAGGCGATCATCGCCGACGTGCTCGCCGTCGCGCGCGAAGGCGAGTGGGCGAGCGACCTCGAACCGATCGACCTCGAGACTGTCGCCAGGGAGGCCTGGGAGAACGTCACCGTCGAGAACGCGACCCTGACCGTCGAATCGTCGGTGACGCTCGAGGCGGATCGGTCGCCGATGCTCCGGTTGCTCGAGAACCTGTTTCGTAACGCGATCGAACACGGGTCGACCGACGATGCGAGTCCGCTCACGATCAGTGTCGGCCGACTCGAGCGCGACGGCGCAGTCGATGGCTTCTACGTCGCCGACGACGGCCACGGGATACCCGAATCGATCCGCAACGAGGTCTTCGACTCGTCCGTGTCGACCGGTTCGGAGGGAATCGGTCTCGGCCTCTGGGTCGTCAGGGAGGTCGCCCACGGCCACGGCTGGTCGGTCAGCGCGGTCGAGAGCGAGGAGGGTGGCGCGAGGTTCGAGTTCGAGTTCGCGGTCGAGGAGTAA